A stretch of DNA from Terriglobia bacterium:
CGAGGAGCGAGGACGGAGGAACGAGGGGGGACGGATGAGGGGTGAGGAGCGAGGACGAGGGGGGAGTGAACTACGGGCTTGACAGCAGCGGAGGTATGAGCAGTGCGACGCAGGAGGGTGACATCGCCCGGAGGTTGTCGTTGCAGCGCGTTGCGCTCTTCAGTACCGCGCCGGATCACCCCCTCGCTCCCCTTCCTCGTTCCTCCTCCCTCCCCCTCACCCCTCGTTCCTCCGTCCTCGCTCCTCGCTCCTCGATGGGTTTCCCTTCACTCGCAATCCCCGCAATCATCGAGTGCTGGTGTCTCGATCTGGATCGTGACGTGCACGATGCCGAGCCGCTCCATCTCCTTCCGGGATTCCTCGAGCACGGTCTGGCTGCGCGCATAATCCGACAGCACGGCATGCGCGCTCATGGCCACGAGTCCGCCTCCCACCGTCCAGACGTGCAGGTCGTGCACGCTTTGTACCGAATCTACGCGTTCGAGCGTCGACCGGACGCCGGCGAGGTCGATGTGCGGGGGTGTCGCTTCGAGCAGGACGGAGGTTGCCTCGCGCACGAGCCGCGTCGCGCTGACGAGGATCAGGAGCGAGACCGCCATCGACGCAATCGGGTCGGCGAGGGGCCAGCCAACGGTCACCAGCAGCACGCCTGCCACGATCGTCGCCAGCGACCCCAGCAGGTCCCCCATCACGTGCAGGTACGCTCCCCGCGCGTTCAACGTCGTGCCTCGCACCCCGTGGAGCCACCACGCCGACAGCGCGTTCGTTGCCAGCCCAATCGTCGCGACCACGAGCATCAGGCCGCCCTTGACCTGGGGCGGCGAACTCAATCGCCCGACCGCCTCCCAGAGGATGGCGCCACTGATCACCAGCAACGCGGCCCCATTGAACCACGCGGCAAGAACCTCCCAGCGGCGCGCCCCGAACGTCTGTCCCGGCAGCGGAGGACGGCTGCCAAGCCACGCGGCAAACAACGCGAGCGACAGCGCGGCCACATCGGTCACCATGTGACCGGCATCCGCGATCAGTGCCAGGGAATTGGTCAAGACGCCCCCGATCACCTCTGCTACCGCCACGACGACGGTCACGGCCAGTGCGCGCATCAGTGGCACACGCGCGGCCCTCGGGTCAGGGAGATGCGGATGGTGGTGACTGCCGGACGTCACGAGTAGCTTGGCCACATGGGGAAAGTGTTCACGATCGCCTTCCTGCTTGCCGTCAACGGGTTCTTCGTCGCCGCGGAGTTCGCACTGGTGCGCACGCGCCGCACCCGTCTCGAGGCGATGGTGGAGCGCGGAGACCAGCTCGCGAAGATCGCGCTCCGTGCCGTTGACAATCTCACCAGAATGCTCGCCGCCAGCCAGTTCGGCATTACACTCGCGTCCCTCGGACTGGGCTGGGTCGCGGAGGAGGCCCTGGGACACTCCCTGTCCGTGTGGCTGGAGGCACTCCCGCTCGGGATCGCGGTCGCGACCCGCGCGTCGGTGGCCGCCGGCATGGCCCTCGCCATAGCCACGTACCTGCATGTCGTGGTGGGCGAGCTCTCCCCTCGCGCGATTGGGCTGAATAATCCGGAGCACGTGGCCAAATGGCTGGCGTTGCCGCTCCTCACCTTCGCCTGGATCACGCGCCCGATCATCTTCCTCTTCGACAAGAGTGCCCGCGCGCTCCTCATCACGATGCGACAGCGGCCGAACGTCGGCGAAGGCACGGTCCACGAAGCTGATGAGATCCGCCTCATCGTCGAGCAGAGCGAGGAGGAGGGCACGCTCGAACCGGAGAACGCCGAAATGCTCGGCGCCGTCTTCGAGTTCACGGAGAAGAAGGCCCGAGACGTGATGACGCCGCGGACGCGCATGGTTGGACTGCCGGCATCGGCGTCGCTCGACGAAACGCTCGCGGTCGTGGAAGAGTCGGCGTTTTCGCGCTACCCGGTGTACGAGGGGAACGAGGCGCGCCGGCGGTCGTCGCAGCCGCGGTGGCGGCTGTCCGGGAGGGGTCGCGG
This window harbors:
- a CDS encoding cation diffusion facilitator family transporter; the protein is MPLMRALAVTVVVAVAEVIGGVLTNSLALIADAGHMVTDVAALSLALFAAWLGSRPPLPGQTFGARRWEVLAAWFNGAALLVISGAILWEAVGRLSSPPQVKGGLMLVVATIGLATNALSAWWLHGVRGTTLNARGAYLHVMGDLLGSLATIVAGVLLVTVGWPLADPIASMAVSLLILVSATRLVREATSVLLEATPPHIDLAGVRSTLERVDSVQSVHDLHVWTVGGGLVAMSAHAVLSDYARSQTVLEESRKEMERLGIVHVTIQIETPALDDCGDCE
- a CDS encoding hemolysin family protein, whose product is MGKVFTIAFLLAVNGFFVAAEFALVRTRRTRLEAMVERGDQLAKIALRAVDNLTRMLAASQFGITLASLGLGWVAEEALGHSLSVWLEALPLGIAVATRASVAAGMALAIATYLHVVVGELSPRAIGLNNPEHVAKWLALPLLTFAWITRPIIFLFDKSARALLITMRQRPNVGEGTVHEADEIRLIVEQSEEEGTLEPENAEMLGAVFEFTEKKARDVMTPRTRMVGLPASASLDETLAVVEESAFSRYPVYEGNEARRRSSQPRWRLSGRGRGRRRWSGFARLAGLGFRLAPHRRRGPVEAVQARRPDLRPTSGGAGRAPRARASHGVRPVRRPARAERGPVREASS